A genomic segment from Gossypium hirsutum isolate 1008001.06 chromosome D04, Gossypium_hirsutum_v2.1, whole genome shotgun sequence encodes:
- the LOC107899309 gene encoding metallothionein-like protein 2: MSCCGGNCGCGTGCKCGSGCGGCKMYPDLNAAEMTTTETLVLGVAPQKAHFEGAEMEFGAENGCKCGDNCTCNPCNCK, from the exons ATGTCTTGCTGTGGTGGAAACTGTGGCTGCGGTACTGGCTGCAAGTGTGGCAGTGGCTGTGGAGG ATGCAAGATGTATCCAGACCTGAACGCTGCCGAGATGACCACAACTGAGACTCTGGTTCTTGGTGTAGCACCCCAGAAAGC ACACTTTGAGGGAGCTGAGATGGAATTCGGGGCTGAGAACGGCTGCAAGTGTGGAGACAACTGCACCTGCAACCCTTGCAATTGTAAATGA